A stretch of DNA from Nitrospinota bacterium:
TAGAAGGAATTCCTAATGAGGAGAAGTCAAGCAAAGACTTCAAAGAGTGGTTAGAAATTACTTATCCTGAAGAAGAATCGAGAAAGGACTATATGAAAAAGCATCTAATTCCAGATATTGATTTGAAATTTAACAATTTCGAGGAATGTATTAATAAAAGAAACGAATTGATTTCAAATAAGTTAAAGGAACTGCTACTTACTTAAAAAGATGATTAGGCATCACATGCAGATAACACAGCATATACGCTACGGGCTTACGCCCTTGCCCTTCGGGACAATGCCTTCGACAACGTCGTATATGCTGGAAACTTTAAGTGAAATTGCCCCGCATTTCAAGTGGAAGATATAAAATGCTGTGTGCCCTTATTAATTCGAAAACAAAGGTGCGACGTAAATGATGGAGAAATTAGAAAAACTTAAGGAAGACATCACAAGGATACAAGGAATCATGGTCACAGTTTCTACTGGTCGTGGAAACATCGATGATTTTGAAGAAGAATATCGAAAATTATATTTTTCAATAAAGGAGCAATTAAAAGTTTTTCGAAAGGAAGGAATTAGTTTCCCGAACTCGAACTTTCATTCCTCTCTTTGGGATTTTTATTCTTACTGGAAAGTGGAATTAAAAACTTATCAAGAAAGAAGAGAATATGTTCGTTTATTGTATAAGACTATTGATGATGCTATAACACAAGTTCTAATGAAGGTTTCTACCGAAACAACCGACCCAGCTAATTTAGAAAAGTTACTATCTTCGCTGATTGGAGATAGTGTTAAAATTAACGAATCGCGAGTTTCGCCCCCATCTGTAGAAGTATATGATGAATCGGAAGATGAGTTTGAATATGATATTGCTCTATCGTTTGCTGGCGAAAATAGAAAGATTGCAGATGATCTTGCAAGGGCGTTACTAATCGAAGGAGTTAAAGTATTTTATGATAAATTTTATAAGAGTGAGATGTGGGGGAAAAAATTAACTGACTACTTTCAGGATGTTTATGGTCCAAAAGCAAGATTTGTAATAGCCCTAATCTCAAAGCATTATCCTATCAAAGACTGGACAGATTATGAATTCTCCATTGCAAGAGGAGAGGCTAAAAAAAGAAAAGCAGAATTTATACTGCCAGTCAAGTTAGATGATACTAAAATTTTAGGAATACATGAAGATGTAAAATACCTTGACTTAGAGAGCGAGGGTGTTGAGGGGATAGTTGATTCCGTGCGCGAAAAATTGAACATAAAGGAAAGAAGTATAAGTAAAGGCATATTTGTTACGACTTTAGGAGTTAATTTTGAAGATTTAGTTGAAAAGGAAATAATATCAGAGAAGGACTGGAGGGAATATCCAAAAACATGCGATAAATTAGAAAGTGATTTAAGGGCAAAACTGGATAAATCGTCAATTGGCAAATATCATTTTACGGAGCCATCAGCGAGAAATGGAGAAACCTTATCTGTAAGATTTGCTCATTATTGGGATCTCTCAGGGGGATTACCTGATTTTAGTTTTACTGATTACTGGGACTTTCTTGAGTTTCGTCCAGTAGAAGAAATCTATCCAGATAGTCATAAA
This window harbors:
- a CDS encoding TIR domain-containing protein, translated to MMEKLEKLKEDITRIQGIMVTVSTGRGNIDDFEEEYRKLYFSIKEQLKVFRKEGISFPNSNFHSSLWDFYSYWKVELKTYQERREYVRLLYKTIDDAITQVLMKVSTETTDPANLEKLLSSLIGDSVKINESRVSPPSVEVYDESEDEFEYDIALSFAGENRKIADDLARALLIEGVKVFYDKFYKSEMWGKKLTDYFQDVYGPKARFVIALISKHYPIKDWTDYEFSIARGEAKKRKAEFILPVKLDDTKILGIHEDVKYLDLESEGVEGIVDSVREKLNIKERSISKGIFVTTLGVNFEDLVEKEIISEKDWREYPKTCDKLESDLRAKLDKSSIGKYHFTEPSARNGETLSVRFAHYWDLSGGLPDFSFTDYWDFLEFRPVEEIYPDSHKEVKSMFRGTIPNKR